DNA from Tindallia californiensis:
ATTTTTATTTTCGGCCGTTATTGATGCGGACAGAACGGACACTATTGACTTTATGAACCCGAATCATGCAATTCAAAGACCTGATGGTCACTATATATCCTGGAAAACGTTGATTGATCGAATTGAAAGCAAAATAAGTTCTTTTGAAGCCATCAGCAAAATTGATGAACAGCGCCAGCAAGTTTCTAACAATTGCCTGGAAAGAGCTGCTATGAATAAGGGCGTATTCCGCTTATCGGTTCCAACTGGTGGCGGTAAAACCTTGGCGAGTTTAAGATTTGCATTGCATCATGCCGAAAAACATCGGATGGATCATGTTTTTTATATTATTCCCTATACATCAATTATTGATCAAAACGCCAAAACCATTAGAGATATACTGGAAAAAGAGGGGGAAGAAGGGCAAATAGTTTTAGAACATCACTCCAATCTTCACCCAGATAGTTCTGAATCAGATGAATACCAGCTACTATCTCAAAACTGGGATGCTCCGATAGTGATGACAACCATGGTTCAACTTTTGGAAACTCTTTTTGGATCTGGCACCAGCTCGGTGAGAAGGCTACATCAGTTGGCGAATTCAGTTATTATTTTTGATGAAATACAGACACTTCCAATACGTTGTGTCCATATGTTCAATGTAGCCATGCGGTTTTTAATCAAAGGATGTGGTGCTTCCCTAGTATTGTGCACAGCAACGCAGCCGTTATTGGATCAAGTGGAACCTGCATCAAGAGCGCTTCCATCCAAAGAAATCAGTGAAATAACTGGTGATGTTAAAAAGCTTTATAAGGAATTCAAGCGTTGTACAGTGGAGCATATCGAATCTGCAGGTGGAGTCCAACACGATATACTTGCAGAAAAAGTGGTGGAAGAAGTTGAAGAGGGTCAATCCGTACTGATTATTATGAATACAAAAAAAGATGCTTCGTTATTATTTAATGAAATAAAGTCAATGACAACAGGCATCCCGCTATTTCACTTAAGTACCAGTATGTGTCCTGCCCATCGGATGGAGTCCTTAAAAAATTTGCGTGAACTGTTGGAGATAGGAACTCCTGTTATTTGTGTCAGTACACAGTTAATCGAAGCAGGGGTTGATGTTGATTTTCATGTAGTCTTTAGAGCGCTTGCGGGTCTGGATTCTATTCAACAAGCGGCAGGTAGATGCAATCGACATGGGAAAAGAAGCACAGGAAGAGTATACTTGTTTGAATTAACAGACGAAAACCTGAAACATCTTAAAGACATTCAAAAAGGGAAAGAAATCACCAAAAGAGTACTTGGTGAGTACGAGGATGACCGGGCTTTCTTTGATTACGACATACTTGGAACGGAAGCAATGAACCGATATTACCAGTACTATTTCTTCCAGCGTCAGGAAGAAATGAGTTACCTGTTGAATGGGCAGGAAGACACCCTGAAGAATAGGACTTTATATGAGTTGCTTTCCAGCAATTACAATGCACGAGAAGCATACAAAAGAAAGAATGGCGAATATTCCGAATTGTTTCTAGAGCAGTCTTTCCAGACGGCAGCCAAAGCGTTTCATGCCATCGATCGAAAAACCCAGGGCGTTATCGTACCCTATGGTGAGGAAGGCGAAAAAATAATTCAGGAGCTATGCGCTTTGAAAACTTGGGAATACCCGTATGAATGGATTAAACGAGCGCAACAATATTCAGTGAATTGTTATGTGCATGAACTGAACCGACTAAACCAGCAAGGCACTGTTTTCGAAACCCAGAAGGGTTCTGGAATCTATTATCTGGATAGTAGGAATTATTCTTCAGAAAAGGGTTTAGTGATTGGTGACAGTGAAAAAATATTGGAAACATTAGTAACGTAAGTAACTTAGGCGATAAAAATGAAGGGGGGATAGCGTGAAAAAACAGAACACCGTTGATTTTGTAGTGCATGGTCGTTATGCGTTGTTTTCGGATCCATTAACAAGAATAGGAGGTGAAAAATCTTCTTACCAGGTACCGACTTACCAGGCATTAAAAGGAATTCTGGAATCTGTTTACTGGAAGCCCACCATCCAATGGGTCATCGATCGAGTAAGAATTGTGAATCCGATTCGGACAGAAAGTAAAAATGTTAAGCCAATCAAGTATGGTGGGGGCAATGAACTGTCGATTTATACTTATCTGAAAGATGTGGAGTATCAAGTGCAGGCACATTTTATCTGGAACGAACATCGAGAAGACTTAAAACAGGACAGAAATGAAAACAAACACTATTTTGTTGCGAAGAGAATGATTGAAAGAGGGGGGCGCAGGGATATTTTTCTTGGAACCAGAGAATGCCAAGCTTATGTGGAACCTTGTCAGTTTGGTGAAGGGGAAGGCTTTTATGATGAATACGATCAGTTGAGTTTTGGACTGATGTTTCATGGATTCGATTATCCTAATGAAACAGGGGAAGAGTTATTCTCTTCCCGATTTTGGACACCGCATATGCAAAAAGGGGTTATCGACTTTATTTCACCGGAGGAATGTACCATTCGCAAGAATATTCGTCCCATGCCTACGGAAAAAGTTGATTCTCTGTCTTTGGAGGAAGATTTATCTTTGGGAGATTTATGGCAGGAGGATTTTTCATGAGCTGGATACAAAAACTGTATGATACTTATGAAACTAACAAAGAGTTGGCGGGTAGAATAATGGGCGAAGGTAGCCCTGTGTTGCTTCCAATTTGTCACACAACTCAAAGAGCTCACATTACAGTGACCCTTGACAAAGATGGTAACTATAAACGAGCAACACTGGTTGCGCCTGAAGATAGCCGTACCATTATTCCTTGTACAGAAAAATCGGCGTTTAGAGTAGGTACTAAACCACAAAACCACCCATTAGCAGATAGTCTGCAATACGTGGCAGGTGATTTTGTTGATTTTGGTGGAAAGGTAACTTCCGGCTTTTCGAAAAAACCTCAGGAACCTTATCTTTCTTACCGGGAAGAACTTGGAAAATGGTGCTGTTCGGAGCATGCGAACCCAAAAGTGATCAATGTTTTTAAGTATGTTCAAAAAGGAACACTCATTGGCGATTTAGTAAATGATGGGATACTATGCATTGAAAATAATGGAATGCTGCTGGAGACCTGGGCCAAAGATGACAAAGATAATATGCCGGAATTGTTGCGTATTATTGGAAATGACCAGCCTCAATCAAAAGCGCTTATTAGGTGGGCAGTGGAAATTCCTGGCGAACGGCAAAGTGAATTATGGAAGGACGAAAGCGTTTACGATTCCTGGATTAACTACTATATTGATAACCAAACATTACAAGATATTTGCTATGTAACCGGTGAAACCAGCAATCTGGCACAGGGACATCCCGCTAAAATAAGAAACCAAGGGGATAGCGCGAAACTTATTTCTTCTAATGATACCAGTGGATATACGTACCGTGGACGTTTTAAAGGAGCCTCTGAAGCTGCGGGTGTTTCCTTTGAAGTGACGCAGAAAGCTCACAACGCTCTTCGTTGGCTGATTGAAAAACAGGGTGTAAGAAGTAATGACTTGGTGATTCTGACTTGGGCAGTGGAGGGATTCAATCCACCAAACCCGGCTGATGACACGGCATCTTTTATGGCTGTAGGAATAGAAGAAAAATCCAGTTACACGGCAGATGAATTTTCGGAAAGCTTACGGAAAAGCTTGTACGGATATCAAAAACAACTGGAATCATCAAGAAACATAATGATTATGATGATGGATTCGGCTACACCAGGACGACTATCCATTAGACTTTATCGGGAAATGTTACCGGACAGTTTTGTAAAACGAGTCGAAAACTGGCATATAAAAACAGCATGGATTCATCGATATCGTGGAGCTAAGTGGACAGATAGAATCAAAGAGGCAGTGCCAGAAGAATATGTTTCGGCTCCAAGTGCCTTCGATATAGCTGAAGCAGTCTATGGCAAAAGAATAGATGATAACTTGAGAAAGAAAGCGCTTGAAAGAATTGTAAGATGCCTATTGGATGGGCAAAAAATACCAAGAGACATGATGGAAGCTGTCATTCGAAGAGCGTGCAATCCTGTAGGGTTCGAGGCATCTTGGGAATGGATGAAAGCACTAACCGTTGCCTGTTCGATGTATCGAAATGTTAAAGAAGAGGAGGGGTATGCGTTGGCACTAGAAGAAAAAAGAAGATCGAGAGATTACTTGTATGGGAGATTATTGGCGCTGGCCGACAGTCTAGAAGAGTGGGCACTGCGAGAAGGTGGAGAAAAACGGCAAACCAATGCCTTACGTCTGATGCAACGTTTTTCGGAAAGACCGTTTTCAACTTGGAGGAACATAGAATTATCACTGGCACCATATAAAGCAAGGCTGGGTGGGAAAGGAAAAGGGCTGACTAATCGAATTTCAGAAGTGATGGAGCTCTTTGACAGCGAAGACTTTGTTTCGGATAAAAAATTAAGCGGAGAGTTTTTGCTCGGATACCATTGCCAGAAACGGGCACTATGGAAAAAGGAAGAGGTTGAGCAGGAACAAACAGAAACAATTGAAGGAGGCGACATGTAATGAAGTCCATTGCTAATAAGATTGATTTTGCAGGTGTAGTAGTAGTGAAAAATGCTAATCCTAACGGAGACCCACTGAACGGCAACAGGCCAAGATTAACTTATGAAGGGCTTGGTGAAATTTCCGATGTTTGCCTTAAAAGAAAAATTAGAAATAGAATTTTAGAAAAAGGGCATGGTATTTTTGTTCAATCAGATGATTACAAAGTGGATGATTACCCAAGCCTCTCCAAGAGAGCAGAAGGAGAACTGAGTAAGGAGGCTACAAAAGATAAAACAACTTTGATTCAGGAATCCTGTGAAAAATGGTTTGATGTGAGGGCCTTTGGTCAGCTTTTCGCCTTCTCCGGTAAAGAAAAAGCAAAAGGAGTTTCTGTTGGTATTCGGGGGCCTGTTTCTATCCATTCAGCATTTAGCGTTACGCCGGTTAATACCTCCAGTCTTCAGATTACGAAATCAGTTAGCAGTGAAGGGGACGGAACCAAGCGTGGCTCTGATACTATGGGAATGAAACATCGGATCGACCACGGCATCTATGTTTTCTATGGGAGCATCAATCCTCAATTAGCAACGAAAACTGGATTTAGCCGGGAGGACGCTGATATCTTAAAAGATGCTCTATTAAATATTTTTGAAAACGATGCATCATCAGCGAGGCCTGAAGGCAGTATGGAATTAAACAAACTGGTATGGTGGGAGCACGATAACCCTTCAGGCCAGTATTCATCAGCTAAAGTTCATCGTTCTTTCAAAGTGACTCTGGCTGAAGGGATAACGGAACCCAAAGATATTGATGACTACGATATTCAACTGGAAGAGCTGGAAGGCTTAAAAGCGGAAATGATCGATGGAAAGTAGGGCTTTTCATGCTGGAAAAGGATTATCTTCAGTTGAGTGGAATCCAGCACTTTTCATTTTGTCCACGTCAATGGGCACTTATACATCTGGAAAACTGCTGGCGAGAAAATGTACTGACCTTCGGTGGGAGAAAGCTGCATGAAAAAGTAGATGATCCGGAGTTTCACGAAAAACGGAAGGATCTCTATATTTCCAGAGCTGTACCTATTAGATCAGATACCTTAAAACTATATGGAGTAGCAGACGTCGTTGAATATCATCAATCAGAAGAAGGAATCAAACTTCCTGACCGAGCTGGTTATTGGAGGCCGTTGGTTGTGGAATATAAATTTGGGCAACAAAAAATATTTCCATGGGACCGAGTTCAATTGTGTGCCCAGGCTGTGTGTTTGGAAGAAGCATATGGGATGAAAATTGAAAGCGGAAATATTTTTTATGGCAGGACTCGCAGAAGGGAAATGGTTCAGCTTGACGAAGCTTTGAGAGAAAGAACGGCGATAACAGCTGAAGCAATGCATCGATGCTACCTCGAGAGGCAAACGCCACCAGCTGAGTATCGGAAAGCTTGTGATAGCTGCAGTTTGTATGAAGATTGTCAACCAAAACTTTTTAAGCGGCAAAAAGCAACACATTATATAAGAAAAATATTAAAGGAAGATTAAGGAGGGAGGTCGGAGGTCGGTGAGAAAACTATTAAACACCCTCTACGTTACGTCTACCGAAGCTCATCTTGCGAAAGAAGGTGAAAATGTTCTTGTGCTTGTAGGAGATGAAAAAAAATTTCGAGTACCTGTTCATAATTTGGAAAGCATAGTAACAATGGGATACACAGGTGCTAGCCCTGCGTTGATGAATCTTTGTGCAGAAAAAGGAGTTTCGCTTGCGTTTCACACACAAAACGCCAGATTGCTAGCGAGATTAGAGCCAGCGAACAAAGGAAACGTATTACTTCGGAAGCGTCAATATGAGCTGCATGATGATAATGAATGCTCCATCAACATTGCTAAATGTGTTATTATTGGAAAATTGTCAAACTGCAGAACGGTGTTGAGAAGATTTATCAGAGACTATAGAATGAATCCCGAAATAAATTCAATAGAAAAAGCGGCAGATTATCTTAAGCGACTGATGGAAAAAGCATTCGAATCCAATTCACTAGATGAACTGCGTGGAATTGAAGGAGATGGGGCCAAAACATACTATAGTGTATTTCAAAGCTTAATATTGGATCAAAACAAGGACTTCAGCTTTAAAGGTAGAAATAGGAGACCGCCGACGGATAGAGTAAATGCACTGCTTTCTTTTGCTTACAGTCTATTAGTGCATGATTGCACGTCAGCCTTGGAAACAGTTGGATTAGATTCACAAGTTGGATTCTTACATCGACTAAGACCTGGCAGAGCGAGTTTGGCGTTGGATTTAATGGAGGAACTTCGACCTTATATAGCGGACAGACTTGTTCTCTCTTTAATTAACAATAGAATGATTTTACCAAAAGATTTTACGATAAAAGAAACAGGAGCTGTGCTTCTGAAAGACGAGCCACGAAAGACGGTCATTGATGCATGGCAAAAGCGTAAACAGCAGCAAATCACACATCCATATTTGCAGGAAAAAGTTGAAATCGGATTGCTACCTTACTGCCAGGCGCTGTTAATGGCAAGGCATATTCGAGGAGATTTGGAATTATATCCACCATTCAAGATGAGTTAGGTGGTGATGAATAATGATGGTTTTAGTAACATACGATGTAAATACGGAAAATTCCGAAGGAAGAAAAAGGTTAAGACAAGTAGCGAAAGCGTGTGTCAACAAGGGACAAAGAGTTCAAAACTCAGTATTTGAGTGTTTATTAGATCCAACAGAATTCGCAATATTTAAGGATGAAATAGAAAAACTAATAGATCCTGAAAAAGATAGCCTCAGATATTATTTTCTGGGTAAAAATTGGAAAAAGAGGGTTGAACATGTAGGGGCAAAAGAAACATATGATCCTGAAGAAACCATGGTAATTTAGGTTGCGAAGCTGAAGCGAACATGAAAACCCCAGTGTTTTCGCAGATACTTGAATTTCAACGATGTTGGAAGAAAGTAAGTAAATAATGAAGAGTGCTTAATTGAAATATAGGATACTTCGCATTTTATAACCCTACAAGCATTGAAAAATAGAGACTTTCATTAGAAACTGTCGCTCCCCTTGCGGGAGCGTGGATTGAAACAAGGTAGTTGTAGACCCTATTCGCAATCTCCGCTGTCGTCGCTCCCCTTGCGGGAGCGTGGATTGAAACATGAGTGTTTCGTAGTTGTCGTTGACCACCAAAACGTCGCTCCCCTTGCGGGAGCGTGGATTGAAACAATGATTGCCGGGTAATAACTTTGCACGTCGGCTATGTCGCTCCCCTTGCGGGAGCGTGGATTGAAACTTNNNNNNNNNNNNNNNNNNNNNNNNNNNNNNNNNNNNNNNNNNNNNNNNNNNNNNNNNNNNNNNNNNNNNNNNNNNNNNNNNNNNNNNNNNNNNNNNNNNNNNNNNNNNNNNNNNNNNNNNNNNNNNNNNNNNNNNNNNNNNNNNNNNNNNNNNNNNNNNNNNNNNNNNNNNNNNNNNNNNNNNNNNNNNNNNNNNNNNNNNNNNNNNNNNNNNNNNNNNNNNNNNNNNNNNNNNNNNNNNNNNNNNNNNNNNNNNNNNNNNNNNNNNNNNNNNNNNNNNNNNNNNNNNNNNNNNNNNNNNNNNNNNNNNNNNNNNNNNNNNNNNNNNNNNNNNNNNNNNNNNNNNNNNNNNNNNNNNNNNNNNNNNNNNNNNNNNNNNNNNNNNNNNNNNNNNNNNNNNNNNNNNNNNNNNNNNNNNNNNNNNNNNNNNNNNNNNNNNNNNNNNNNNNNNNNNNNNNNNNNNNNNNNNNNNNNNNNNNNNNNNNNNNNNNNNNNNNNNNNNNNNNNNNNNNNNNNNNNNNNNNNNNNNNNNNNNNNNNNNNNNNNNNNNNNNNNNNNNNNNNNNNNNNNNNNNNNNNNNNNNNNNNNNNNNNNNNNNNNNNNNNNNNNNNNNNNNNNNNNNNNNNNNNNNNNNNNNNNNNNNNNNNNNNNNNNNNNNNNNNNNNNNNNNNNNNNNNNNNNNNNNNNNNNNNNNNNNNNNNNNNNNNNNNNNNNNNNNNNNNNNNNNNNNNNNNNNNNNNNNNNNNNNNNNNNNNNNNNNNNNNNNNNNNNNNNNNNNNNNNNNNNNNNNNNNNNNNNNNNNNNNNNNNNNNNNNNNNNNNNNNNNNNNNNNNNNNNNNNNNNNNNNNNNNNNNNNNNNNNNNNNNNNNNNNNNNNNNNNNNNNNNNNNNNNNNNNNNNNNNNNNNNNNNNNNNNNNNNNNNNNNNNNNNNNNNNNNNNNNNNNNNNNNNNNNNNNNNNNNNNNNNNNNNNNNNNNNNNNNNNNNNNNNNNNNNNNNNNNNNNNNNNNNNNNNNNNNNNNNNNNNNNNNNNNNNNNNNNNNNNNNNNNNNNNNNNNNNNNNNNNNNNNNNNNNNNNNNNNNNNNNNNNNNNNNNNNNNNNNNNNNNNNNNNNNNNNNNNNNNNNNNNNNNNNNNNNNNNNNNNNNNNNNNNNNNNNNNNNNNNNNNNNNNNNNNNNNNNNNNNNNNNNNNNNNNNNNNNNNNNNNNNNNNNNNNNNNNNNNNNNNNNNNNNNNNNNNNNNNNNNNNNNNNNNNNNNNNNNNNNNNNNNNNNNNNNNNNNNNNNNNNNNNNNNNNNNNNNNNNNNNNNNNNNNNNNNNNNNNNNNNNNNNNNNNNNNNNNNNNNNNNNNNNNNNNNNNNNNNNNNNNNNNNNNNNNNNNNNNNNNNNNNNNNNNNNNNNNNNNNNNNNNNNNNNNNNNNNNNNNNNNNNNNNNNNNNNNNNNNNNNNNNNNNNNNNNNNNNNNNNNNNNNNNNNNNNNNNNNNNNNNNNNNNNNNNNNNNNNNNNNNNNNNNNNNNNNNNNNNNNNNNNNNNNNNNNNNNNNNNNNNNNNNNNNNNNNNNNNNNNNNNNNNNNNNNNNNNNNNNNNNNNNNNNNNNNNNNNNNNNNNNNNNNNNNNNNNNNNNNNNNNNNNNNNNNNNNNNNNNNNNNNNNNNNNNNNNNNNNNNNNNNNNNNNNNNNNNNNNNNNNNNNNNNNNNNNNNNNNNNNNNNNNNNNNNNNNNNNNNNNNNNNNNNNNNNNNNNNNNNNNNNNNNNNNNNNNNNNNNNNNNNNNNNNNNNNNNNNNNNNNNNNNNNNNNNNNNNNNNNNNNNNNNNNNNNNNNNNNNNNNNNNNNNNNNNNNNNNNNNNNNNNNNNNNNNNNNNNNNNNNNNNNNNNNNNNNNNNNNNNNNNNNNNNNNNNNNNNNNNNNNNNNNNNNNNNNNNNNNNNNNNNNNNNNNNNNNNNNNNNNNNNNNNNNNNNNNNNNNNNNNNNNNNNNNNNNNNNNNNNNNNNNNNNNNNNNNNNNNNNNNNNNNNNNNNNNNNNNNNNNNNNNNNNNNNNNNNNNNNNNNNNNNNNNNNNNNNNNNNNNNNNNNNNNNNNNNNNNNNNNNNNNNNNNNNNNNNNNNNNNNNNNNNNNNNNNNNNNNNNNNNNNNNNNNNNNNNNNNNNNNNNNNNNNNNNNNNNNNNNNNNNNNNNNNNNNNNNNNNNNNNNNNNNNNNNNNNNNNNNNNNNNNNNNNNNNNNNNNNNNNNNNNNNNNNNNNNNNNNNNNNNNNNNNNNNNNNNNNNNNNNNNNNNNNNNNNNNNNNNNNNNNNNNNNNNNNNNNNNNNNNNNNNNNNNNNNNNNNNNNNNNNNNNNNNNNNNNNNNNNNNNNNNNNNNNNNNNNNNNNNNNNNNNNNNNNNNNNNNNNNNNNNNNNNNNNNNNNNNNNNNNNNNNNNNNNNNNNNNNNNNNNNNNNNNNNNNNNNNNNNNNNNNNNNNNNNNNNNNNNNNNNNNNNNNNNNNNNNNNNNNNNNNNNNNNNNNNNNNNNNNNNNNNNNNNNNNNNNNNNNNNNNNNNNNNNNNNNNNNNNNNNNNNNNNNNNNNNNNNNNNNNNNNNNNNNNNNNNNNNNNNNNNNNNNNNNNNNNNNNNNNNNNNNNNNNNNNNNNNNNNNNNNNNNNNNNNNNNNNNNNNNNNNNNNNNNNNNNNNNNNNNNNNNNNNNNNNNNNNNNNNNNNNNNNNNNNNNNNNNNNNNNNNNNNNNNNNNNNNNNNNNNNNNNNNNNNNNNNNNNNNNNNNNNNNNNNNNNNNNNNNNNNNNNNNNNNNNNNNNNNNNNNNNNNNNNNNNNNNNNNNNNNNNNNNNNNNNNNNNNNNNNNNNNNNNNNNNNNNNNNNNNNNNNNNNNNNNNNNNNNNNNNCGTCGCTCCCCTTGCGGGAGCGTGGATTGAAACTACAACGTGGGCAGCCTGGAAATGATAAGCGATCGTCGCTCCCCTTGCGGGAGCGTGGATTGAAACCTTTATAGCTTTTCAATTCAACTAAAAACAACTGTCGCTCCCCTTGCGGG
Protein-coding regions in this window:
- a CDS encoding CRISPR-associated helicase/endonuclease Cas3 — encoded protein: MPHKNKQKINTYMAHYRSEDGTVQDVWDHLLNVGERSEKIASKFGLASAGRICGLLHDLGKATQAFNAYIRKSEGLETFYELPANCKIDHSTAGSQWLYQKMVINSQNLLSPTMLPLVVASHHSELNDCLDPCGESPFLRRMNKNHTETRLDEVVENMPDWFLQELNGCFDEEKLEKSLQKLLALAKEEIDCRQESYFKLGLLTRFLFSAVIDADRTDTIDFMNPNHAIQRPDGHYISWKTLIDRIESKISSFEAISKIDEQRQQVSNNCLERAAMNKGVFRLSVPTGGGKTLASLRFALHHAEKHRMDHVFYIIPYTSIIDQNAKTIRDILEKEGEEGQIVLEHHSNLHPDSSESDEYQLLSQNWDAPIVMTTMVQLLETLFGSGTSSVRRLHQLANSVIIFDEIQTLPIRCVHMFNVAMRFLIKGCGASLVLCTATQPLLDQVEPASRALPSKEISEITGDVKKLYKEFKRCTVEHIESAGGVQHDILAEKVVEEVEEGQSVLIIMNTKKDASLLFNEIKSMTTGIPLFHLSTSMCPAHRMESLKNLRELLEIGTPVICVSTQLIEAGVDVDFHVVFRALAGLDSIQQAAGRCNRHGKRSTGRVYLFELTDENLKHLKDIQKGKEITKRVLGEYEDDRAFFDYDILGTEAMNRYYQYYFFQRQEEMSYLLNGQEDTLKNRTLYELLSSNYNAREAYKRKNGEYSELFLEQSFQTAAKAFHAIDRKTQGVIVPYGEEGEKIIQELCALKTWEYPYEWIKRAQQYSVNCYVHELNRLNQQGTVFETQKGSGIYYLDSRNYSSEKGLVIGDSEKILETLVT
- the cas5c gene encoding type I-C CRISPR-associated protein Cas5c, with product MKKQNTVDFVVHGRYALFSDPLTRIGGEKSSYQVPTYQALKGILESVYWKPTIQWVIDRVRIVNPIRTESKNVKPIKYGGGNELSIYTYLKDVEYQVQAHFIWNEHREDLKQDRNENKHYFVAKRMIERGGRRDIFLGTRECQAYVEPCQFGEGEGFYDEYDQLSFGLMFHGFDYPNETGEELFSSRFWTPHMQKGVIDFISPEECTIRKNIRPMPTEKVDSLSLEEDLSLGDLWQEDFS
- the cas8c gene encoding type I-C CRISPR-associated protein Cas8c/Csd1, producing MSWIQKLYDTYETNKELAGRIMGEGSPVLLPICHTTQRAHITVTLDKDGNYKRATLVAPEDSRTIIPCTEKSAFRVGTKPQNHPLADSLQYVAGDFVDFGGKVTSGFSKKPQEPYLSYREELGKWCCSEHANPKVINVFKYVQKGTLIGDLVNDGILCIENNGMLLETWAKDDKDNMPELLRIIGNDQPQSKALIRWAVEIPGERQSELWKDESVYDSWINYYIDNQTLQDICYVTGETSNLAQGHPAKIRNQGDSAKLISSNDTSGYTYRGRFKGASEAAGVSFEVTQKAHNALRWLIEKQGVRSNDLVILTWAVEGFNPPNPADDTASFMAVGIEEKSSYTADEFSESLRKSLYGYQKQLESSRNIMIMMMDSATPGRLSIRLYREMLPDSFVKRVENWHIKTAWIHRYRGAKWTDRIKEAVPEEYVSAPSAFDIAEAVYGKRIDDNLRKKALERIVRCLLDGQKIPRDMMEAVIRRACNPVGFEASWEWMKALTVACSMYRNVKEEEGYALALEEKRRSRDYLYGRLLALADSLEEWALREGGEKRQTNALRLMQRFSERPFSTWRNIELSLAPYKARLGGKGKGLTNRISEVMELFDSEDFVSDKKLSGEFLLGYHCQKRALWKKEEVEQEQTETIEGGDM
- the cas7c gene encoding type I-C CRISPR-associated protein Cas7/Csd2 codes for the protein MKSIANKIDFAGVVVVKNANPNGDPLNGNRPRLTYEGLGEISDVCLKRKIRNRILEKGHGIFVQSDDYKVDDYPSLSKRAEGELSKEATKDKTTLIQESCEKWFDVRAFGQLFAFSGKEKAKGVSVGIRGPVSIHSAFSVTPVNTSSLQITKSVSSEGDGTKRGSDTMGMKHRIDHGIYVFYGSINPQLATKTGFSREDADILKDALLNIFENDASSARPEGSMELNKLVWWEHDNPSGQYSSAKVHRSFKVTLAEGITEPKDIDDYDIQLEELEGLKAEMIDGK
- the cas4 gene encoding CRISPR-associated protein Cas4; translation: MLEKDYLQLSGIQHFSFCPRQWALIHLENCWRENVLTFGGRKLHEKVDDPEFHEKRKDLYISRAVPIRSDTLKLYGVADVVEYHQSEEGIKLPDRAGYWRPLVVEYKFGQQKIFPWDRVQLCAQAVCLEEAYGMKIESGNIFYGRTRRREMVQLDEALRERTAITAEAMHRCYLERQTPPAEYRKACDSCSLYEDCQPKLFKRQKATHYIRKILKED
- the cas1c gene encoding type I-C CRISPR-associated endonuclease Cas1c, which translates into the protein MRKLLNTLYVTSTEAHLAKEGENVLVLVGDEKKFRVPVHNLESIVTMGYTGASPALMNLCAEKGVSLAFHTQNARLLARLEPANKGNVLLRKRQYELHDDNECSINIAKCVIIGKLSNCRTVLRRFIRDYRMNPEINSIEKAADYLKRLMEKAFESNSLDELRGIEGDGAKTYYSVFQSLILDQNKDFSFKGRNRRPPTDRVNALLSFAYSLLVHDCTSALETVGLDSQVGFLHRLRPGRASLALDLMEELRPYIADRLVLSLINNRMILPKDFTIKETGAVLLKDEPRKTVIDAWQKRKQQQITHPYLQEKVEIGLLPYCQALLMARHIRGDLELYPPFKMS
- the cas2 gene encoding CRISPR-associated endonuclease Cas2, which codes for MMVLVTYDVNTENSEGRKRLRQVAKACVNKGQRVQNSVFECLLDPTEFAIFKDEIEKLIDPEKDSLRYYFLGKNWKKRVEHVGAKETYDPEETMVI